The DNA window TGCTGGCCATCTTGGTCTTCGCCGACAACGACGTGCAGAACCGGGTGATCGAGCCGCGCCGGCTGTACGACCCGTCCGAGCTGGAGCGGGTGGCCAATTACCTGAACGCGCATTTCGCCGGGCGGCCGATTTCCGAGATCCGGGCCACGCTGCTGCGCGAATTGCGTGCGGCCCGCTCGGAGATGGAAGGCCTGCTGGCCCATACCGTGGAACTGGCCGAACACGCCCTGGTGCCGTCCGACGACGACATGGTGCTGGCCGGCCAGACCCGGTTGATGGGCGTGCAGGACCTGTCCGACCTGGACCGCCTGCGCGAACTGTTCGAGGCCTTCGCCCGCAAGCGCGAGATCCTGCAACTGCTCGAACGCACGATCAGTGCCCCGGGCGTGCGCATCTTCATCGGCGAGGAAACCGGCCTGGCGCCGCTGGATGGCATGTCATTGGTCGCCGCGCCGTACCGGGCCAGTGGTCAGGTCCTGGGCGTGCTGGGCGTGATCGGGCCCACGCGGATGGCGTACCAGACGGTGATTCCGGTGGTCCAGGCGGCCGCCGATGCGCTCGGCGCGGCAATGCTGCGTCCCGGGGATGACTTGAATCCGTCCACGCCGGCCCCATAGCTGGGCCTTGCGGCGGACCAACCCCCGCCAACGACGGATCTGGAGCATGACTGCAAACGAATACACCGACGGCCAGCCGACGGCCGACACCACCTCCGCCGAGCAGACCACCGAGGCGCTGCTGCAGGCCGAGCTGGAAACCCTGCGCAACGAGCTGGACCAGGTCCGTGCCTCGGTCCTGCTGGATCGTGCCGACCTGGAGAACCAGCGCAAGCGCGTGGCCCGCGACGTGGAGCAAGCGCGCCGCTTCGCCAATGAAAAGCTGCTGGGCCAGTTGATGCCGGTCTTCGACAGCCTGGACGCCGGCCTGCTGGCCGCCGGCACCGAACCCAGCCCACTGCGCGAGGGCCTGGAACTGACCCAGAAGCAGCTGCTCAAGGTGGCCGACGACAACGGCCTGACCGTGCTGGACCCGATGGGCCAGCCGTTCAACCCGGAACACCACCAGGCCATCAGCCAGGCCGAGCCCAACGGCGCGGCCCCGGGCAGCGTGATCCAGGTGTTCCAGAAAGGTTACCTGCTCAACGACCGTCTGCTGCGTCCTGCGCTGGTGGTCGTCGCGCGTCACGACTGAGCGGGCACTGAGCGGCCGCAGGGCGGCCGGAAATTTGTGTTCCACGAGCGCTTGAAGCGCGTCACAGCGTCCTTATATCTGGTTCATCGGCCGGGCACGCACCCGGCCCCAACCCGACAAACCTTCGCTTTTACGGAGTAATCACCATGGGCAAGATCATCGGCATCGACCTCGGCACGACCAATTCGTGCGTGGCGATCATGGAAGGCGGCAAGGCCCGCGTCATCGAGAACTCGGAAGGCGATCGCACCACGCCCTCCATCGTCGCCTACACCAAGGACGGCGAAGTGCTGGTCGGTGCCTCGGCCAAGCGCCAGGCCGTGACCAACCCCAAGAACACCTTCTACGCGGTCAAGCGTCTGATCGGCCGCAAGTTCACCGACGCGGAAGTCAAGAAGGACCTGGACCTGGTGCCTTACGGCATCCTGGCCCATGACAACGGCGACGCCTGGGTGGCCACCGCCGACGGCAAGAAGATGGCCCCGCAGGAAATCTCCGCCCGCGTGCTGGAGAAGATGAAGAAGACCGCCGAGGCCTTCCTGGGCGAGACCGTCACCGAGGCGGTCATCACTGTGCCGGCGTACTTCAACGACAGCCAGCGCCAGGCGACCAAGGACGCCGGTAAGATCGCCGGCCTGGACGTCAAGCGCATCATCAACGAGCCCACCGCCGCGGCCCTGGCTTACGGCCTGGACAAGGGCGATTCGCAGGACCGCAAGATCGTGGTCTACGACCTGGGCGGCGGCACCTTCGACGTGTCGATCATCGAGATCGCCAACGTCGACGGGGAGAAGCAGTTCGAAGTGCTGGCCACCA is part of the Pseudoxanthomonas sp. JBR18 genome and encodes:
- the hrcA gene encoding heat-inducible transcriptional repressor HrcA → MSSRRPELDARARQLLRTLIARYIHDGEPVGSRTLARHSGLDVSPATIRNILADLEDAGLLSSPHTSAGRVPTAQGYRVFVDSLVQMQPLAEREVARLRAELPSGTGTQALLGNASELLSAMTHFVGVVGAPKREQFAFRHIDFVPLDGRRVLAILVFADNDVQNRVIEPRRLYDPSELERVANYLNAHFAGRPISEIRATLLRELRAARSEMEGLLAHTVELAEHALVPSDDDMVLAGQTRLMGVQDLSDLDRLRELFEAFARKREILQLLERTISAPGVRIFIGEETGLAPLDGMSLVAAPYRASGQVLGVLGVIGPTRMAYQTVIPVVQAAADALGAAMLRPGDDLNPSTPAP
- the grpE gene encoding nucleotide exchange factor GrpE; the protein is MTANEYTDGQPTADTTSAEQTTEALLQAELETLRNELDQVRASVLLDRADLENQRKRVARDVEQARRFANEKLLGQLMPVFDSLDAGLLAAGTEPSPLREGLELTQKQLLKVADDNGLTVLDPMGQPFNPEHHQAISQAEPNGAAPGSVIQVFQKGYLLNDRLLRPALVVVARHD